In Leptospira stimsonii, a single window of DNA contains:
- a CDS encoding enoyl-CoA hydratase-related protein — MSESSTILYSIEKDIAVLLLNRPEKRNAISKELLSTLHDSILKAKENPSIRSLVLGGIGPSFCAGADLKERAGMSPKEVTQFLDGLKNCFLELENFPYPTIAALDGDAFGGGLELALCCDFILLKNDIRIGLTETRLGIIPGGGGTQRLPRRIGVAKAKEMIFTGKTIDAETALNYGLANSIWHDSSLPAAKMLAEEIASHSAPIALQLAKKAIAEGYGQDIQTALKTESKYYNETLKTEDRVEALKAFQEKRKPIFKGK; from the coding sequence ATGAGCGAATCCTCCACAATCCTCTACTCAATCGAAAAAGATATCGCGGTCTTGCTTCTCAATCGACCGGAAAAAAGAAACGCAATCAGCAAAGAATTGCTTTCAACCCTTCACGACTCCATTCTAAAAGCAAAGGAGAATCCTTCGATTCGATCTTTGGTATTAGGAGGAATTGGACCTTCTTTTTGCGCCGGCGCGGACCTGAAAGAAAGAGCGGGCATGTCGCCGAAGGAAGTGACCCAATTCTTAGATGGATTGAAGAACTGCTTTTTAGAACTTGAGAACTTTCCGTATCCGACGATCGCCGCCCTCGACGGAGACGCCTTTGGTGGAGGACTCGAACTCGCACTTTGTTGCGACTTCATTCTACTCAAGAACGATATTCGTATCGGTTTGACTGAAACTCGTTTAGGAATTATTCCCGGCGGTGGAGGAACACAGAGACTTCCTCGAAGAATCGGGGTCGCAAAAGCAAAGGAAATGATTTTCACCGGAAAGACAATCGACGCAGAGACCGCGTTGAATTACGGGCTTGCTAATTCTATCTGGCACGATTCTTCACTTCCCGCCGCAAAAATGTTAGCGGAAGAAATCGCTTCCCATTCTGCTCCTATCGCACTTCAGCTTGCAAAGAAAGCAATTGCGGAAGGTTATGGTCAAGATATACAAACGGCTCTGAAAACTGAAAGTAAATACTATAACGAGACGTTAAAGACGGAAGATCGGGTGGAAGCGCTCAAAGCCTTTCAAGAAAAACGAAAACCGATTTTCAAAGGAAAATAA
- the dcd gene encoding dCTP deaminase, with protein sequence MILTGKEIQKRIGKDIVINPYSEKLLNPNSYNLRLHEELLVYTELPLDMKKPNPAEKIIIPESGLLLKPGVLYLGRTLEFTETHNLVPMLEGRSSIGRLGMLVHVTAGFGDVGFKGFWTLEISVIQPLIVYPSVEVCQIFYHTVEGQITEYSSGKYQANQGIQPSMLYKDFEK encoded by the coding sequence ATGATTCTCACAGGAAAAGAAATTCAAAAACGAATCGGTAAAGACATCGTTATCAATCCTTATTCTGAAAAACTTCTCAATCCAAATTCTTACAATCTAAGACTTCACGAAGAACTTTTGGTTTATACCGAACTTCCCTTGGATATGAAAAAGCCTAACCCGGCAGAAAAGATTATCATTCCTGAATCCGGTCTATTATTAAAACCGGGCGTTTTGTATTTGGGAAGAACCTTAGAGTTTACAGAGACGCATAACTTAGTACCGATGCTCGAAGGACGGTCTTCGATCGGTCGTCTGGGAATGTTAGTTCACGTAACCGCCGGTTTCGGAGACGTAGGTTTCAAAGGGTTTTGGACCCTCGAAATTTCTGTGATCCAACCTTTGATCGTGTATCCGAGTGTGGAAGTTTGTCAAATTTTCTATCATACGGTTGAAGGACAAATAACGGAATACTCATCCGGGAAATATCAAGCCAATCAAGGTATTCAACCTTCGATGTTATACAAAGATTTCGAGAAATAG
- a CDS encoding DUF2147 domain-containing protein: protein MTRFRSIAIFLAFAFLSAPVFAGEEDAILGKWWNKEKDAQVDVHKCGAKICGKIVWLKEPLYPAGSTEGTPGTPKLDNNNKDESLRSRPTLGLVFLTGFSYEGEQVWTGGRVYDPKGGKTYDGRLTLRNADTLDLKGGYKVGFMMIGKESTWTRVK, encoded by the coding sequence ATGACCAGATTTAGATCTATCGCAATTTTTCTAGCTTTTGCATTTCTTTCTGCGCCTGTATTTGCAGGTGAAGAAGATGCAATCCTTGGAAAATGGTGGAACAAAGAAAAAGACGCACAAGTGGACGTTCACAAATGCGGAGCTAAGATTTGTGGAAAAATCGTTTGGCTGAAAGAACCTCTTTATCCGGCAGGAAGCACCGAGGGAACTCCGGGGACTCCAAAATTGGACAATAACAATAAAGACGAAAGTCTTCGTTCTCGTCCGACGCTCGGTCTCGTTTTTCTTACCGGATTTTCTTACGAAGGTGAACAAGTTTGGACCGGCGGCAGAGTTTACGATCCGAAAGGCGGCAAAACTTACGACGGAAGACTTACTTTAAGAAATGCTGATACTTTAGATCTCAAAGGCGGCTACAAAGTCGGTTTCATGATGATCGGTAAAGAATCTACTTGGACAAGAGTTAAATAA
- a CDS encoding SpoIIE family protein phosphatase, with the protein MGESESIWNNVLLNYYSFGSLLSFLTSMLISGVFLFIDKKVSSTKHLAFGAFLLGIFQFGYVFAAVLYHPFAAYHRWITAGLILPAILHIGQFVARYPDNDNPKFNLVTTIVLWIVAVVSVGYFCFSTWKAPVKYHFTAHHWDFNAENVSRTIAIIIFTYVFINFIAIPIWRMTVLKGKSRWIIFAFMMSFLVGGTVPVIANLLSRDGYIERSIYLTSIVLLFMVAFFIILILYLNFSVEKTSFMLKIVGITFVTVLIIMQALVYISNQDKESEYDTLSHIHMERALEGGAIEDGISYMIKWDQGTNSFDKAKYDPNIHPDEEQLAIDFRNTLLYERIFNLKEEGFRESVIRLVENSHENFGGYRYSIVNFLKEHPELEGGSLKTALSKELSRLGLYVFVASNKLDNIFPEDFCSKGRSYLDGAKEVKMFRISLEYRWNFCKWDGKAVTPEKLKEEVLNYFRPFVPSLTRYYRKKDVGNHSNHYIGFIKYDSENDKVSEVGFSYRVYREFMHPTALKQIIVLGVVIVVIILLFPLFFRGSLVSPLNDLLSGVEKVNDGSLEVQVPIRVKDEIGFLADSFNNMVTSIRDARKELQDYAEHLALKVRERTEELSEKIDEFQRLKIQQDGDYFLTSLLAKPLNYNASKSPKVSTHFLLRQKKQFEFKGKRADLGGDICVTGNLRLGVPSNFKRYVFAMNGDAMGKSMQGAGGSLVMGVVINSILARSAANNRILDISPEQWLTETYEEVNAVFKSFNGSMVISGTFFLIEEESGKAYYFNAEHPFTVLYRDERATFLDNTLNLRKIGLESEYPFKVFTTTLREGDILILGSDGKDDLDLTPDKDTRSINEDETLFLKTVEAGKGDIDLIEHLIYKNGEITDDLSLLRIEYGLRTGEEAHGFSDDSDKIGMTSAIDDVSDWSISYSHARQLYKDGNTKEAIDELMDLYSKTPEDSKVIKLLGLLSFKDKDYVKAVEILGKYLELDPELSEYWYYLSVANKKLGRFSEAISASEKVAAKQPDNANNLVNLSDLYRLQQKYMEAKELADKALVLDPQNENAKKILKKIENHV; encoded by the coding sequence ATGGGTGAATCCGAATCCATTTGGAACAACGTACTTCTCAATTATTATTCATTTGGGAGTTTATTGTCCTTCTTAACTTCCATGCTGATTTCCGGTGTTTTTCTTTTTATAGATAAGAAAGTATCGAGCACCAAACATTTAGCTTTCGGCGCTTTTTTGCTCGGTATATTTCAATTCGGTTATGTATTTGCGGCGGTGCTCTATCATCCATTCGCCGCCTACCATCGTTGGATCACAGCCGGTTTGATTTTACCGGCGATTCTTCACATCGGTCAATTTGTTGCCAGATATCCGGACAACGATAATCCGAAATTCAACTTGGTCACTACCATCGTCCTCTGGATCGTCGCGGTTGTGTCAGTAGGTTATTTCTGTTTTTCAACTTGGAAAGCTCCCGTGAAATATCACTTCACGGCTCATCATTGGGATTTTAATGCGGAGAACGTTAGTAGAACGATCGCGATCATTATTTTTACGTACGTTTTTATCAATTTCATTGCGATCCCGATCTGGAGGATGACAGTACTGAAAGGGAAGTCTCGGTGGATTATTTTTGCGTTTATGATGTCCTTTCTTGTGGGAGGAACGGTTCCAGTGATCGCGAATCTTCTGAGTAGAGACGGTTATATTGAAAGGTCGATTTATCTTACCTCTATCGTTCTTCTTTTTATGGTGGCCTTCTTTATTATTCTTATCTTATATCTCAATTTCTCCGTCGAAAAAACTTCTTTCATGCTGAAAATTGTCGGAATCACTTTCGTTACGGTTTTGATCATCATGCAAGCTCTTGTTTACATATCCAACCAAGACAAAGAATCCGAGTATGATACATTGAGTCATATTCATATGGAACGCGCGCTGGAAGGAGGCGCAATAGAAGACGGAATTTCCTACATGATCAAATGGGACCAAGGTACGAATTCCTTCGATAAAGCGAAATACGACCCTAATATTCATCCGGATGAAGAACAACTTGCTATTGATTTCAGAAATACGCTGTTATACGAAAGGATTTTTAATCTTAAAGAAGAAGGTTTTCGAGAGTCCGTAATCCGTCTTGTGGAAAATTCTCATGAGAATTTTGGAGGCTATCGATATTCGATCGTTAACTTTCTAAAAGAACATCCGGAATTGGAAGGGGGATCTCTTAAAACCGCGTTGAGCAAAGAATTGTCCAGACTCGGTCTTTATGTTTTCGTCGCTTCGAATAAACTGGATAATATCTTTCCTGAAGATTTTTGTTCGAAAGGTAGGAGTTACCTCGACGGAGCCAAAGAAGTCAAAATGTTTCGAATTTCTTTGGAGTATCGCTGGAATTTTTGCAAGTGGGACGGTAAAGCGGTGACCCCGGAAAAACTTAAGGAAGAAGTGCTCAACTACTTTCGTCCGTTCGTTCCCTCCCTTACGAGATACTATCGCAAGAAGGACGTCGGCAATCATAGCAATCATTATATCGGCTTTATAAAATACGATTCCGAGAATGACAAAGTCAGCGAGGTCGGTTTTTCCTATAGAGTTTATCGTGAATTTATGCATCCGACTGCTTTGAAGCAGATCATCGTTTTGGGTGTTGTGATCGTAGTGATCATCTTATTATTCCCGTTGTTTTTCCGTGGAAGTCTCGTTTCTCCATTGAACGATTTATTGAGCGGAGTTGAAAAGGTGAATGATGGAAGTCTGGAAGTCCAGGTCCCGATTCGAGTCAAAGATGAGATCGGATTTTTGGCGGATTCTTTTAATAACATGGTGACTTCGATACGAGACGCGAGAAAAGAACTTCAAGATTATGCCGAGCACTTGGCTCTCAAAGTTCGAGAAAGAACCGAGGAACTTTCGGAAAAAATCGATGAATTTCAGAGGCTCAAAATTCAACAGGACGGAGATTACTTTTTAACTTCTCTTCTCGCAAAACCTCTCAACTACAATGCAAGTAAGTCTCCTAAGGTTTCGACACACTTTCTCCTAAGACAAAAGAAACAATTCGAATTTAAGGGAAAACGCGCGGATCTCGGTGGAGACATTTGTGTGACAGGAAATTTGCGCTTGGGAGTTCCTTCCAATTTCAAACGTTATGTTTTCGCGATGAATGGGGATGCAATGGGAAAGTCCATGCAGGGCGCAGGAGGATCTCTCGTAATGGGGGTCGTGATCAATTCGATTCTCGCTCGCTCTGCCGCAAACAATCGAATTCTGGATATCTCACCGGAACAATGGTTAACAGAAACGTACGAAGAAGTGAACGCCGTCTTCAAATCCTTTAACGGAAGTATGGTAATCTCAGGAACCTTTTTTCTAATCGAAGAAGAATCAGGTAAAGCTTACTATTTTAATGCAGAACATCCTTTTACAGTATTGTATCGGGACGAACGGGCTACATTTCTAGATAATACTTTGAATCTTCGAAAGATAGGTTTGGAATCGGAATATCCCTTCAAAGTGTTCACAACTACTTTACGAGAAGGTGATATTCTGATTTTGGGATCCGATGGCAAAGACGATCTCGATCTGACTCCGGATAAAGACACAAGATCGATCAATGAGGACGAAACCCTATTTCTGAAAACTGTGGAAGCCGGAAAAGGCGATATCGATCTAATCGAACATTTGATTTATAAGAACGGAGAAATCACCGATGATCTTTCTTTGCTGAGAATCGAATACGGTCTAAGAACAGGTGAAGAAGCGCACGGTTTTTCGGATGATTCCGATAAGATAGGAATGACTTCTGCAATCGATGATGTTTCTGATTGGAGCATCTCCTATTCGCATGCACGACAACTTTATAAAGACGGAAACACGAAAGAAGCGATCGACGAACTAATGGATCTTTATTCTAAAACTCCGGAAGATTCTAAGGTAATTAAACTCTTAGGCCTTCTCAGTTTCAAAGACAAGGATTACGTAAAGGCAGTCGAAATTCTTGGAAAATATCTGGAGTTGGATCCCGAGTTGAGCGAATACTGGTATTATCTTTCCGTCGCCAATAAGAAACTTGGAAGGTTTTCGGAAGCAATCAGCGCCTCTGAGAAAGTTGCGGCGAAACAACCGGACAACGCGAACAACTTAGTAAATCTTTCCGATTTGTATCGATTACAACAAAAATATATGGAAGCAAAAGAGTTGGCGGATAAAGCTTTAGTGTTGGATCCACAAAACGAAAATGCGAAGAAAATTCTAAAGAAAATCGAAAATCATGTGTGA
- a CDS encoding SpoIIE family protein phosphatase: MGLDFLRSDLILFNYYSFGSLLVTFTTFFLAVFFISLRRKTVATYHLGIGFFILGFFEIGYFLAAFYYHPLAAYHRWLTGGLILPAITHFAQFFIRYPSNYNKKIGTWLLYSQHVLSFFVACAFIYLTYISEKIYHFTAHHWDFNALASSRYLAFSIAFYSVIAFIIVPIWRIITDKDKKRFAIFLFAVGFMIAAFYPNIANVLSRDGVMERSTYMTSTLIFFIAAFSVVAIVFINNSTERTTFMVKIVGITLFTICLIMQALVYISNQDKESEYDSLHLVNSERVLESGRINDEVQYILRYDEKSGELVTTDYDSKYGLDISLVKVDLQNTLIYEEIAGLKEDNFRENLKNILDSSPEYFAGYKDAILKFVKDNSSLKAKELKAALLAEAERLNKDAFVNTNKLQGIRPESFCEDGKSYLEKNKELESFKNGILKNLDGCKWKGKEISGKELKAEILKYFSYFKPAQTRHYRRSVDGMGHHVAFMKYLPAKKQVVELGFSYKKYREFMHPTSVKQTIILLAVIFVVLVLFPLFFKSSLVNPLNNLLSGVEKVNKGDLDVQVPVKVRDEIGFLADSFNSMVSSIKQARRELQDYAENLEEKVKERTQEVQEKMEEVQRLKVQQDGDYFLTSLLAKPLFYNANKSKLVSTEFILKQKKQFEFRGKHSDLGGDICVTGNLRLGTPDSYKRYTMAMNGDAMGKSMQGAGGALVMGVVMNSIMARSAANNRILDKTPTEWLSDVYQEIHSVFKSFNGSMVISATIFLIEEETGKCFYFNAEHPFTVLYRDGKASFLEEGLQLRKLGLDSEFDFKIRTFELKKGDVLILGSDGRDDIDLTPEETVRTINEDENLFLRNVEKGKGNLEDIEVEIRKYGELTDDLSMLKVEFQLEKKKDELDEMFTSGDRIEVALNPDVIYEDAKQLYKNGKVEQALELLKTGYTHDTANQKINKLLGLLSFKGKDYTTAIEVLDNYLKTDPGLHEYWFYLSIANKKVGKYDHALQASLKLKEIQPDNLSNLINLSDIYRLMDQFDLAEEVANQIMHLDPGNQNGERLLKLIERDRA, from the coding sequence ATGGGATTAGATTTTCTGAGATCAGACTTGATTCTCTTCAACTATTATTCTTTTGGAAGTCTATTAGTAACATTTACGACTTTTTTTCTCGCTGTCTTCTTTATTAGTTTAAGAAGGAAGACCGTCGCTACCTATCATCTCGGAATCGGGTTTTTTATCCTCGGATTTTTTGAGATCGGGTACTTTCTCGCGGCGTTTTATTATCACCCGTTGGCGGCGTATCATCGCTGGTTGACCGGAGGTTTGATTCTACCAGCTATCACTCATTTTGCTCAGTTTTTTATTCGTTATCCGAGCAATTACAATAAGAAAATTGGAACTTGGCTATTATATTCTCAACACGTTCTTAGTTTCTTTGTGGCATGTGCTTTTATTTATTTAACGTATATCTCTGAAAAAATTTATCACTTCACTGCACACCATTGGGATTTCAACGCGCTTGCTTCGAGTAGGTATCTTGCTTTTAGTATCGCTTTTTACTCCGTAATCGCCTTTATCATTGTACCTATTTGGAGAATCATTACTGACAAAGATAAGAAACGATTCGCAATTTTTCTTTTCGCTGTCGGCTTTATGATCGCCGCATTTTATCCGAACATAGCCAACGTGTTGAGTAGAGACGGCGTCATGGAACGGTCGACATACATGACTTCGACTTTGATTTTCTTTATCGCCGCTTTTTCAGTCGTCGCAATCGTCTTTATTAACAATAGTACGGAACGTACTACCTTTATGGTTAAGATCGTAGGTATTACCTTATTTACGATCTGTTTGATCATGCAAGCTCTTGTCTATATTTCGAATCAGGATAAAGAGTCGGAGTATGATAGCCTTCACCTTGTGAACAGTGAAAGGGTTTTAGAAAGCGGACGTATCAACGACGAGGTTCAATACATTTTACGATACGATGAGAAAAGCGGTGAATTGGTAACTACCGATTACGATTCTAAATACGGTCTGGATATTTCTCTCGTTAAAGTGGATTTACAAAATACATTGATTTATGAAGAAATCGCAGGTCTCAAAGAAGATAATTTCAGAGAGAATCTCAAAAACATTTTGGATTCTTCTCCTGAGTATTTTGCCGGTTATAAAGACGCGATCCTTAAGTTTGTAAAAGATAATTCTTCCTTAAAAGCGAAAGAATTAAAGGCGGCGCTCTTAGCCGAGGCAGAACGACTCAATAAGGACGCATTCGTTAATACGAATAAATTGCAGGGAATTCGTCCTGAATCGTTTTGTGAAGACGGTAAATCCTACCTGGAAAAAAACAAAGAACTCGAGTCCTTTAAGAACGGAATTCTTAAAAACTTGGATGGATGTAAGTGGAAGGGAAAAGAAATTTCCGGTAAGGAACTCAAAGCGGAAATTCTTAAATATTTCAGTTATTTCAAGCCCGCGCAGACAAGGCACTATAGAAGAAGCGTAGATGGAATGGGTCATCATGTCGCTTTTATGAAATACCTTCCAGCTAAGAAACAGGTCGTTGAACTAGGATTCTCCTATAAAAAATATCGAGAGTTCATGCATCCGACTTCGGTTAAACAAACGATCATCCTTTTAGCGGTGATCTTCGTCGTCCTAGTATTGTTTCCATTGTTCTTCAAAAGTAGTCTTGTAAATCCGCTCAATAATTTACTTTCCGGCGTGGAAAAAGTTAACAAGGGAGATCTCGACGTTCAGGTTCCCGTGAAGGTCCGAGATGAAATCGGATTCTTAGCGGATTCTTTTAACTCGATGGTTTCTTCGATCAAACAGGCCAGAAGGGAATTGCAAGATTACGCGGAAAATCTTGAAGAAAAGGTAAAAGAAAGGACACAAGAAGTTCAGGAGAAGATGGAAGAAGTCCAAAGGCTGAAAGTCCAGCAAGACGGGGATTACTTCCTTACTTCCCTTTTGGCGAAGCCGCTTTTCTACAACGCCAACAAATCGAAACTAGTTAGTACGGAATTTATTCTAAAACAAAAGAAGCAGTTCGAATTTAGAGGAAAACATTCCGATCTGGGCGGAGATATCTGTGTTACTGGAAATCTTCGTTTGGGAACTCCTGATAGCTACAAACGTTACACCATGGCTATGAACGGGGACGCCATGGGTAAGTCCATGCAGGGAGCCGGCGGGGCTCTTGTGATGGGGGTTGTGATGAACTCCATTATGGCTCGTTCCGCGGCGAACAATCGGATTCTCGATAAAACTCCGACCGAGTGGTTAAGCGACGTTTATCAAGAGATTCATTCGGTTTTTAAATCGTTCAACGGAAGTATGGTGATTTCCGCCACGATCTTCTTAATAGAAGAGGAAACCGGTAAGTGTTTTTATTTTAACGCCGAACATCCTTTCACAGTTCTTTACCGTGATGGTAAGGCGAGTTTCTTAGAAGAAGGACTTCAACTCAGAAAGTTAGGGTTGGATTCCGAATTCGATTTCAAAATTCGAACTTTTGAATTGAAAAAAGGAGATGTCTTGATTCTCGGATCGGACGGTCGAGACGATATCGATCTCACTCCTGAAGAGACGGTCAGAACAATCAACGAGGATGAAAATCTTTTCTTACGTAACGTAGAAAAAGGAAAAGGAAACCTAGAAGATATCGAGGTTGAAATTCGCAAGTACGGAGAATTGACAGACGACCTTTCGATGCTTAAAGTAGAATTTCAGCTCGAAAAGAAAAAAGACGAACTCGACGAAATGTTTACCAGCGGTGATAGAATTGAAGTCGCTCTCAACCCAGATGTAATCTATGAGGATGCAAAACAACTCTATAAAAATGGAAAAGTCGAACAAGCGCTCGAACTTTTAAAGACGGGTTATACTCACGACACTGCTAATCAAAAGATCAACAAACTTCTCGGTCTATTGAGTTTCAAAGGAAAAGATTATACGACTGCGATTGAAGTTTTGGATAATTATCTAAAAACCGATCCGGGCCTACATGAATACTGGTTCTATCTTTCCATTGCAAACAAGAAAGTTGGAAAATACGATCACGCACTTCAGGCTAGTTTGAAACTCAAGGAAATTCAACCGGATAATCTTTCAAACTTGATCAATCTTTCCGATATCTATCGTTTGATGGATCAGTTCGATTTGGCGGAAGAGGTTGCAAATCAAATCATGCACCTTGATCCGGGGAATCAAAACGGAGAAAGACTTTTGAAACTCATTGAACGAGATCGTGCGTAG
- a CDS encoding dicarboxylate/amino acid:cation symporter has translation MAVFEKLTSLNTKISGHLREKLWLKILIGMGAGILAGVLLGSDLSLVSRDVAQLTTSWLVIPGLLFISLLQMIMVPLIFSSIILGICSAENLENVKKLGIRTVFYFVLTTFVAVAIGISLALWLEPGKSIVPLKNLQISKIPNPISIPTLDKYPEMFMSFFPKNPFLSITQGEMLNVIVFSCLIGIAILSVTKEISKPILEILNSIFQISMKIVNWAMGLTPFAVFGLMAKAISSIGVELLLTLGKYMSTVLLGLFSVLVVYSIILLLVARRNPFDFYKKIASLQLLAFSTSSSAAVMPVSIQTATEGLGVKKNIAEFIIPVGATVNMDGTALYQAVASIFLAQYYGIDLGPTQLIFLLFTTVGASIGTPSTPGIGIVILATILTGLGIPTEGIGIILGVDRFLDMCRTTINVTGDITASCVMDKLS, from the coding sequence ATGGCCGTTTTTGAAAAGCTTACTTCTCTTAATACCAAGATTTCCGGACATTTAAGGGAAAAACTTTGGCTAAAAATTCTCATCGGAATGGGGGCAGGAATTCTTGCAGGCGTTCTGCTCGGATCCGATTTATCTCTTGTTAGCCGAGATGTCGCTCAACTTACTACATCGTGGCTTGTTATTCCGGGACTTCTCTTCATCAGTTTATTGCAGATGATCATGGTGCCGTTGATTTTCTCTTCTATTATTCTCGGAATTTGTTCCGCTGAAAATCTGGAGAATGTCAAAAAACTTGGAATCAGGACCGTTTTTTATTTTGTTTTAACTACGTTTGTAGCCGTTGCGATCGGAATCTCCTTAGCGCTTTGGCTCGAACCGGGGAAATCAATCGTTCCTTTAAAAAATTTGCAAATTTCTAAAATCCCGAATCCAATCAGTATCCCGACTCTGGATAAATATCCTGAGATGTTCATGTCGTTCTTTCCCAAAAATCCATTCCTTTCCATTACTCAGGGAGAAATGTTAAACGTCATCGTATTCTCTTGTTTGATCGGAATTGCGATTCTTTCAGTCACGAAAGAAATTTCCAAACCCATTTTGGAAATCCTAAACTCCATTTTTCAGATCAGCATGAAAATCGTGAACTGGGCAATGGGCCTTACTCCCTTCGCGGTTTTCGGCCTTATGGCAAAAGCGATCTCATCCATCGGTGTGGAACTTCTTTTAACGCTAGGAAAGTATATGAGTACGGTTTTACTCGGACTTTTTTCCGTGTTAGTCGTGTATTCGATTATTCTTCTCTTAGTCGCGAGAAGAAATCCTTTCGACTTTTATAAAAAGATCGCGAGTCTTCAACTCCTTGCATTTTCAACTTCGAGCTCAGCCGCGGTTATGCCCGTTTCCATTCAAACCGCGACTGAAGGTTTAGGAGTGAAGAAGAATATTGCCGAGTTTATTATTCCCGTTGGTGCAACCGTAAACATGGATGGAACGGCGTTGTATCAGGCCGTAGCATCCATCTTTTTGGCTCAGTATTATGGAATCGATTTAGGTCCAACACAACTTATCTTTTTACTCTTCACAACGGTGGGGGCTTCTATCGGAACCCCAAGTACGCCCGGGATCGGAATTGTGATATTGGCGACGATTCTTACGGGACTCGGAATCCCAACCGAAGGAATCGGAATCATTTTAGGAGTGGATCGATTTCTTGATATGTGTAGAACTACGATCAATGTCACCGGAGACATTACTGCCTCTTGTGTCATGGATAAATTGAGCTGA
- a CDS encoding MATE family efflux transporter, which produces MKSKFYKLTFYNILANITVPLTGLVDTAILGNLDTHIFMAGAALSGIIFDFIFWMFGFLRMGTTGLTAQASGEKNEKESLFILIRSICLAVLFGTGILLLSPWIKEFGFKVLEGESIVKTAGISYFDARIPGSIAVLCNYVFTGWFLGREKSFYVLVATVIANTINIVLDAYFILELGLEAYGAGLATTISQFGMLSFFLILLLREWRIGSDFKFKWIREKALLSLSGFSSILHLNKDIFLRTLFLIITFSLFRNFSSEMGTEILAANSILHQMILVCAFLVDGAALSTESLAGNLYAEKKWKSLRSLLLLALSVSFLFTTIFLIFLFQFPNITFGSITKSSEILSIIRKYQLWLIPVLEVGTVAFILDGFFIGLTQGRILRNSMLLSTTLFFLPIAYYGKIAKNNHFLWLALTMLMFGRALTLSAKARKFFQTVPVSPIVRTAEK; this is translated from the coding sequence TTGAAATCGAAATTTTATAAACTCACCTTTTACAACATTCTTGCGAATATTACCGTTCCTTTAACCGGATTGGTGGACACGGCTATATTAGGAAATCTAGATACACATATCTTTATGGCTGGAGCCGCGTTATCGGGAATCATATTTGATTTTATCTTCTGGATGTTCGGATTTTTAAGAATGGGGACGACCGGTTTAACCGCGCAAGCATCCGGAGAAAAGAATGAAAAGGAATCTCTATTTATTCTGATTCGTTCCATTTGTTTGGCGGTTTTATTTGGAACGGGAATTCTCTTACTTTCACCTTGGATTAAAGAATTCGGATTCAAAGTTTTAGAAGGAGAATCGATCGTAAAAACCGCAGGTATTTCGTATTTCGACGCGAGAATACCCGGTTCTATCGCTGTTCTTTGTAATTACGTTTTTACAGGTTGGTTTTTAGGAAGAGAAAAAAGTTTTTACGTCCTCGTCGCAACCGTTATCGCGAATACCATCAACATCGTGTTAGACGCTTATTTCATTTTAGAATTAGGTTTGGAAGCCTACGGAGCCGGACTCGCGACGACAATCAGTCAATTCGGTATGTTATCGTTCTTCCTTATTCTACTTCTTAGAGAATGGAGAATCGGATCTGATTTTAAATTCAAATGGATCCGAGAAAAAGCACTGCTTTCTCTTTCCGGATTCTCCTCTATCCTCCACTTAAACAAGGATATATTTCTAAGGACTCTATTTCTCATAATAACGTTCAGCCTTTTTCGAAACTTTAGCTCTGAAATGGGAACTGAAATCCTCGCCGCGAATTCGATTCTTCATCAAATGATTCTCGTTTGTGCATTTCTTGTCGACGGCGCGGCTCTTTCTACGGAAAGTCTAGCAGGCAATCTTTATGCTGAAAAAAAGTGGAAGAGTTTAAGATCCCTTCTGCTTTTGGCGCTTTCTGTAAGTTTTCTATTCACTACCATCTTCTTAATTTTTCTCTTTCAATTTCCGAATATCACCTTCGGATCGATTACGAAAAGTTCCGAAATACTTTCGATTATACGAAAATATCAGCTTTGGCTTATTCCCGTTTTGGAAGTTGGGACCGTCGCTTTCATTCTCGATGGATTCTTTATCGGCCTGACACAGGGAAGAATTCTGAGAAACTCGATGCTTTTGAGTACAACACTTTTCTTTTTACCAATCGCATACTATGGAAAGATCGCGAAAAACAATCACTTTCTTTGGTTGGCTTTGACAATGCTCATGTTTGGGAGAGCTTTGACACTTTCTGCTAAGGCAAGAAAATTTTTTCAAACGGTTCCTGTTTCACCGATTGTCCGAACCGCTGAAAAATAA